One genomic region from Balneola sp. encodes:
- a CDS encoding chemotaxis protein CheD, whose protein sequence is MRKVVGVSDLKVSENVGEVIITYALGSCLGITAYDPVARVGGMVHVMLPLAKADPEKAKTKPAMYVDTGLALLLNEVYNLGAQKKNLEITVAGGSSMKKNEEEDYFKIGKRNFTVLRKLLWKNGFIIANQSVGGAISRTMTLSIADGLVEINKQPINKANRPEGVQLSGSYRQTATV, encoded by the coding sequence ATGAGAAAAGTAGTTGGCGTTAGCGACTTAAAGGTTTCAGAGAACGTGGGTGAAGTAATAATTACCTATGCACTTGGGAGTTGTCTCGGAATTACCGCTTATGATCCTGTAGCCCGGGTAGGGGGTATGGTACACGTGATGTTGCCCCTGGCAAAAGCAGATCCGGAGAAAGCTAAAACAAAACCGGCAATGTATGTGGATACTGGTTTGGCGTTACTTCTTAATGAGGTGTATAACCTCGGCGCCCAAAAGAAGAATCTTGAAATAACGGTAGCCGGCGGGTCAAGTATGAAGAAGAACGAAGAGGAGGACTATTTCAAAATTGGGAAGAGAAATTTTACCGTTTTAAGAAAGTTGCTCTGGAAAAATGGGTTTATCATCGCTAATCAATCTGTGGGAGGGGCTATTTCAAGAACTATGACACTTTCCATAGCCGATGGATTGGTAGAGATCAATAAGCAACCTATAAATAAGGCAAACCGCCCAGAAGGTGTACAGCTTAGCGGATCCTACAGACAAACAGCAACAGTATAG
- a CDS encoding two-component system response regulator — translation MKINILIVDDCPVMRMVIKRAINLCDFDIGEIEEAENGKEALRKIEKNTFSLVILDLNMPVMTGSEVLAHIKLNPSIKRMPILTVSAESNGPRVDIVSDLSSDFLHKPFSVEALRDKMLKLLKKDSITISETGSQLVINSYL, via the coding sequence ATGAAAATAAATATCCTGATTGTAGATGATTGCCCCGTGATGCGGATGGTCATAAAACGAGCCATAAACCTTTGTGACTTTGACATAGGCGAAATTGAAGAAGCTGAAAATGGAAAAGAGGCTTTAAGAAAAATTGAAAAGAACACATTCAGTTTAGTCATTCTGGATTTAAACATGCCTGTGATGACAGGATCCGAGGTGTTGGCTCACATAAAGCTAAACCCGAGTATTAAGCGTATGCCAATACTTACTGTATCTGCAGAGAGCAATGGACCCCGTGTAGATATTGTGTCTGATCTAAGCTCAGACTTTTTACACAAGCCATTTTCGGTAGAAGCTTTACGAGACAAAATGCTAAAGTTATTAAAGAAAGATTCGATAACTATATCAGAAACAGGCTCGCAGTTAGTAATTAATAGTTATCTGTAA